Proteins encoded in a region of the Paenibacillus sp. W2I17 genome:
- a CDS encoding carbohydrate ABC transporter permease, with translation MNTSLRSPLIYTLFVMPALILFVMFFLYPIGSSLYYSLTSWNGVSAEPRFVGLSNYVKALTDERFWISTRNNGFFIGFSVLIQVPLIVLFSLLIANVKRLKGLYKTAVFLPSIMSTAVIGILWGFIYEPNIGLLNKMLHVLGIDPIYWLSDNRFAMLSILVTNAWQWTGFYIVMVLAAILAIPRDLDEAAAIDGATAVQRAMRITLPLIRPIISVVIMLSIAGAMKAADIVIVMTKGGPAGSTEVLATYMIKYAITNFKYGYGNTIAVLIFALTLVLTAVYQLLVARRGEKVEY, from the coding sequence ATGAATACTTCACTCCGCAGCCCGTTAATCTATACGTTGTTTGTAATGCCAGCCCTAATTCTGTTTGTAATGTTCTTTCTATACCCTATTGGTAGCTCCCTGTATTACAGTCTGACGAGTTGGAATGGGGTATCGGCTGAGCCACGTTTTGTGGGTTTATCCAATTATGTGAAGGCACTGACCGATGAACGTTTTTGGATTTCCACACGGAATAACGGCTTTTTCATCGGATTTTCGGTACTGATTCAGGTACCCCTAATCGTCCTGTTTTCGCTTCTGATTGCCAATGTGAAAAGGCTGAAAGGTCTGTATAAAACCGCTGTTTTTTTACCATCCATCATGTCGACAGCCGTTATCGGTATTTTATGGGGATTCATCTATGAGCCCAATATCGGACTATTAAACAAAATGCTTCATGTGCTGGGCATCGATCCAATCTACTGGTTATCGGATAACCGATTTGCCATGTTGTCCATCTTGGTGACTAATGCCTGGCAGTGGACGGGATTTTACATTGTCATGGTGCTGGCGGCCATACTGGCGATTCCCCGTGATCTGGATGAAGCGGCTGCAATTGATGGGGCAACGGCGGTACAACGTGCAATGCGAATTACGTTGCCGCTGATCCGGCCGATCATTTCAGTGGTGATCATGTTGTCCATCGCAGGTGCCATGAAAGCAGCCGACATCGTGATTGTCATGACCAAAGGTGGGCCCGCTGGGTCCACCGAGGTTCTGGCGACATATATGATCAAATATGCAATTACCAACTTCAAATATGGTTATGGCAATACCATTGCAGTGCTGATCTTTGCTCTGACGCTTGTGCTCACTGCGGTGTATCAACTGCTGGTGGCGAGGCGGGGCGAGAAGGTGGAATATTGA
- a CDS encoding ABC transporter substrate-binding protein, whose amino-acid sequence MKKRMTLLLSLLLITSWTLAGCASSSNEPQQGAGNTPVEETSKEPVEMLLRHTQVGADKQKRLAILQDVVDKVEGEVPNLTFTLDGVESDVNRKEKLRGEMAAGNPPDIFELFGSPDSKVYAKEGMLLDLTPILQELGIQDQFTSLEPFTYEGKVYGLPIGGSGEGFFYNKEYFEQKGWKAPTTMAELDNILAEIKADGKVPLASASKAGWVPLMLTNHLWSRYAGPEITAKFATGEAKWTDPGVVQGFAKHKEWVDKGYFKKGELGFEYAEYTTQFTSGEAVLMYDGTWKSSVFKEGQSGESLIGKVGFFNMPPVENGAGDQTSLMRDVNNGYGFSAAVADDPQKLEAVKAFIKNFYNEDMQIRGLVEDGVLPAMKLDEKVLTDSITDDLMKEIVAVLNASKTSFPAFDALVQADVTTEISNLQIQKLIGGQTTPEKMAEELQKVQEEANASVE is encoded by the coding sequence ATGAAAAAAAGAATGACATTACTGCTTTCATTATTGCTTATCACTTCATGGACTTTGGCGGGATGTGCAAGCTCAAGTAACGAGCCGCAGCAAGGCGCAGGCAATACACCTGTGGAGGAAACAAGTAAGGAACCGGTTGAAATGCTTCTCCGCCACACGCAGGTGGGAGCCGACAAACAGAAAAGACTGGCCATTCTGCAGGATGTTGTGGACAAAGTTGAGGGAGAGGTACCCAATCTGACCTTTACGCTGGATGGTGTCGAATCCGATGTGAATCGTAAGGAAAAGCTTCGCGGAGAGATGGCGGCAGGCAACCCGCCGGATATATTTGAACTGTTCGGTAGCCCGGATTCCAAAGTTTATGCCAAGGAAGGTATGCTGCTTGATCTGACCCCAATCCTGCAAGAGCTGGGCATTCAGGACCAGTTTACATCCCTTGAACCGTTTACGTATGAAGGCAAAGTATATGGACTGCCGATTGGCGGTTCGGGCGAAGGTTTTTTCTATAATAAAGAGTACTTCGAACAAAAAGGATGGAAAGCCCCAACCACCATGGCTGAACTGGACAATATACTGGCCGAGATCAAGGCTGATGGTAAAGTGCCGCTTGCTTCCGCATCTAAGGCGGGCTGGGTACCGCTTATGTTAACCAACCACCTGTGGTCCCGGTATGCCGGACCGGAGATTACCGCAAAGTTTGCAACAGGTGAAGCGAAGTGGACCGATCCGGGTGTTGTGCAAGGTTTTGCCAAACATAAGGAATGGGTGGATAAGGGTTATTTCAAAAAAGGTGAGCTGGGCTTTGAGTATGCCGAATATACCACGCAATTTACGAGCGGAGAAGCGGTGTTGATGTATGACGGAACGTGGAAATCCTCTGTATTCAAAGAAGGTCAGAGCGGTGAATCGCTCATTGGCAAGGTTGGATTCTTCAATATGCCTCCGGTAGAGAACGGAGCAGGAGATCAGACGTCTTTGATGCGTGATGTGAACAATGGATACGGATTCTCGGCAGCAGTGGCGGATGACCCGCAGAAGCTGGAAGCAGTGAAAGCTTTTATCAAAAATTTCTACAATGAAGATATGCAGATCCGCGGCCTTGTGGAAGACGGTGTGTTGCCTGCCATGAAGCTGGACGAGAAAGTGCTGACCGATAGCATTACCGATGATCTGATGAAAGAAATTGTGGCTGTGCTTAATGCGTCCAAGACGTCGTTCCCTGCATTTGATGCACTCGTTCAGGCCGATGTGACGACAGAGATCAGCAATCTGCAAATCCAGAAGTTGATTGGTGGGCAGACGACGCCAGAGAAAATGGCAGAAGAGTTGCAAAAGGTGCAAGAGGAAGCAAACGCTTCCGTGGAATAA
- a CDS encoding carbohydrate ABC transporter permease — MAKSIKSSIPHVLLMLYLIAILFPFLFVIFSSFKQDNNEIALNPFGLPTTWEFNNYVEAWVNAKIGTYFWNSLYISILSSACTIALGAMFAFAVTRMRHRRWSLFLYSLILAGMLIPNNALMLPIYLLVRKMGILDTHLALIVPYVANAIPFTIIILAAFMRSLPGEIEEAAVMDGLRAPGIFAKIVIPLTVPAIVTVFIVNFLGNWNEFLLANYFLSTDKLRTLPVGMVQFRDQYQMNYAQMSAGIVYSVVPVLVIYAILQEKIIEGVTAGGVKG; from the coding sequence ATGGCGAAAAGCATAAAAAGCAGTATACCTCATGTGTTGTTAATGTTGTATTTAATCGCGATTTTGTTTCCCTTTTTATTTGTGATTTTCTCTTCCTTCAAGCAGGATAACAATGAAATCGCCCTGAATCCATTCGGTTTGCCTACAACATGGGAGTTTAACAATTACGTGGAGGCTTGGGTGAATGCCAAGATTGGCACGTATTTCTGGAACAGCCTGTACATTTCGATTTTATCATCGGCGTGTACGATTGCGCTCGGTGCCATGTTTGCTTTTGCCGTAACCCGGATGAGACACCGGAGATGGAGCCTGTTTCTGTACAGTCTGATTCTGGCGGGTATGCTTATTCCCAACAATGCACTTATGCTGCCGATTTATCTGCTTGTACGCAAAATGGGCATATTGGATACGCATCTTGCATTGATCGTGCCCTATGTGGCCAATGCGATCCCCTTTACCATTATTATACTGGCGGCTTTTATGCGTTCTCTGCCTGGAGAAATTGAGGAAGCGGCGGTCATGGACGGCTTGAGGGCCCCGGGTATCTTTGCTAAAATAGTGATACCTCTTACGGTTCCGGCTATTGTTACCGTTTTTATCGTTAATTTCCTCGGCAACTGGAACGAATTTTTACTCGCCAACTATTTCTTATCCACCGATAAATTGCGTACGCTGCCAGTGGGCATGGTCCAGTTTCGGGATCAATATCAGATGAACTATGCCCAGATGTCGGCAGGTATTGTATACAGCGTTGTACCTGTACTTGTGATCTACGCTATACTCCAGGAGAAAATTATAGAAGGAGTAACTGCAGGTGGTGTCAAAGGTTAA